In Edaphobacter dinghuensis, one genomic interval encodes:
- a CDS encoding NmrA family NAD(P)-binding protein, with protein sequence MPDSVHSHPILITGAAGGPQGSTGRVVAGLLLRQEIPVRAFVHRLDERSEELRREGAEIFEGDLLNPASVEAAMHGVRRAFFTYPVTDGLMEAATIFAAAARDAGLELVVNNSQFQGAPDDADFRDLWAAPSFRNLQHRLADRVFDWAGVGAVHLQTPPYYENLRALFRSVAEQDAVFVPWGEGDAVLPLAGAEDVSRVAATLLANPGAPRERVYALVTETPTVREIVAALGRALGRTIRYVSITDEQWAEAVRERLGAHALDHLSHLWQFYRRSERRYRPTDAIRTVTGRSPQTLEEFFRANAGLFRNAGA encoded by the coding sequence GTGCCTGATTCCGTCCACTCCCATCCCATCCTGATTACCGGCGCCGCCGGCGGGCCGCAAGGCTCGACCGGGCGCGTCGTTGCGGGCCTGCTGCTGCGGCAGGAGATTCCTGTTCGTGCCTTCGTGCACAGGCTCGATGAACGCTCGGAGGAGCTGCGCCGCGAGGGCGCGGAGATCTTCGAGGGTGATCTGCTGAACCCGGCCTCGGTCGAGGCGGCGATGCATGGGGTGCGGCGCGCCTTCTTTACCTATCCGGTGACCGATGGGTTGATGGAGGCGGCGACTATCTTTGCTGCTGCGGCACGCGATGCAGGGCTCGAGCTGGTGGTGAATAACTCGCAGTTTCAGGGCGCGCCGGACGACGCCGATTTTCGCGATCTCTGGGCGGCCCCGTCGTTTCGGAACCTGCAACACCGGCTGGCGGACCGCGTCTTCGACTGGGCCGGGGTGGGGGCTGTCCATCTGCAGACGCCGCCATATTACGAGAACCTGCGTGCTCTCTTTCGCAGCGTGGCCGAGCAGGATGCGGTGTTTGTGCCATGGGGCGAGGGCGATGCGGTGCTTCCGCTGGCCGGTGCGGAGGACGTATCACGCGTGGCTGCGACGTTGCTGGCCAACCCCGGCGCGCCGCGCGAGCGTGTCTACGCACTGGTGACCGAGACGCCGACAGTGCGGGAGATTGTTGCAGCGCTTGGCCGCGCGCTGGGAAGGACGATTCGCTACGTGTCCATCACGGACGAGCAATGGGCCGAGGCGGTGCGAGAGCGACTTGGCGCGCATGCTCTCGACCACCTGAGCCACCTTTGGCAGTTCTACCGCAGAAGCGAGCGGCGCTATCGGCCGACCGATGCAATTCGCACGGTGACTGGTCGCAGCCCGCAGACGCTCGAAGAGTTTTTTCGCGCCAACGCGGGACTCTTCCGTAACGCAGGCGCGTGA
- a CDS encoding TetR/AcrR family transcriptional regulator — protein sequence MRYRPEHKAEVHQKIIKDASRRVRAEGLGGAAVAAVMRDTGLTHGGFYKHFENKDELVLESLRDAFAEIADTLTHAAEQARAGSGWKAIVKTYLSLEYCDHAERGCPLPALAPEMARVDPQMRGPIFVELVKYRDRMLPFMPGRRASERERAFFVIFSTMIGAVEVARMLPDRAVQEKVLATAREFLLSSF from the coding sequence ATGCGCTACCGCCCCGAGCACAAAGCCGAGGTCCACCAGAAGATCATCAAAGACGCCTCGCGTCGTGTGCGCGCCGAAGGCCTCGGCGGCGCTGCCGTCGCCGCCGTCATGCGCGACACCGGCCTCACCCACGGAGGCTTCTATAAGCACTTCGAAAACAAGGACGAGCTTGTGCTCGAGTCGCTGCGTGATGCCTTTGCCGAGATCGCCGACACCCTCACCCACGCCGCCGAACAGGCCCGCGCCGGGTCCGGCTGGAAGGCCATCGTGAAGACCTACCTCAGCCTCGAGTACTGCGACCACGCCGAGCGCGGCTGCCCCCTGCCTGCGCTCGCTCCCGAGATGGCACGCGTCGATCCGCAGATGCGCGGCCCCATCTTCGTCGAGCTCGTGAAGTACAGAGACAGGATGCTTCCCTTCATGCCCGGCCGCCGCGCCAGCGAGCGTGAGCGCGCCTTCTTCGTCATCTTCTCCACCATGATCGGCGCCGTGGAGGTCGCACGCATGCTGCCCGACCGAGCCGTGCAGGAAAAGGTCCTGGCCACCGCACGCGAGTTTCTTCTAAGCAGCTTCTGA
- a CDS encoding IPT/TIG domain-containing protein, producing the protein MLPKFNSHPYRFFCAIVIVCACSLYGCSNNNSSSNGGGTATAPTISSVTPSTVVAGASDTTLTLAGTGFTSTTTVSANNTAEATTYVSATQVKATIPAAQLATAATLSITASNGGTSGASAAVAFAVNNPAPAVTSLSSQTIAAGSTPVAITITGTGFVSSSSVLVNGSSRTTTFVNATQLSFTLTAQDIALPGTLAVTVSNAAPGGGTSTSLNITVAAGSPTIASASPNSILTGSTDTTITITGTNFYATSVAMIGTTALSTTYVSSTQLTAVIPAANLTSLGWLALSVHTPSAPSPSATIAIPVAMTLALNVNHIVYDPYNRKLWATIGAATSTLAGNSLVSIDPATGTIGTPVLLASMPYAIALSDSGKTLYALTSTVVTRYDMTTNTVTIATVPGISGSTTIQTQSFSIAPGTENELVLGTSTTGSTEIQVFDYDTATNTVTARSGNVSGFPSHYGYCPVFLNAGYLINPYNTLSDINLYPVSSTGLGSAVASYTSTSPTEESGCMKVAGSVSYSTTGNVYAFTPTTITKNATINLSPTTVVALNGTPVAPDLSLHQVFFGSVYSGNGPEALTSASTDTNQVNSIVMLPTPGVVPGSSNLYYSDDLYRWGQDGLALLLRDDLGTGSALLYLLRGPFVVPQELNTNTAASITADSSSTITAGSGNTVLTLTGSNFVPGVAVTWNGSYRTTTIVDSTHVTVAIPASDVAAAGTGTLVATNPGAPASASLTVQVQ; encoded by the coding sequence TTGCTGCCGAAGTTCAACTCACATCCCTACAGATTTTTCTGTGCAATCGTTATCGTTTGTGCGTGCTCCCTTTATGGGTGCTCTAACAACAATTCTTCTTCAAACGGTGGAGGCACAGCCACTGCACCTACGATAAGCAGTGTCACTCCCTCTACCGTGGTGGCTGGTGCATCGGACACCACCCTGACGCTTGCCGGAACCGGCTTTACCAGCACAACGACGGTCAGCGCCAACAACACTGCGGAAGCCACCACCTACGTCAGCGCAACTCAGGTGAAGGCGACCATTCCGGCGGCACAGCTTGCCACTGCGGCAACGCTCTCTATCACCGCCAGTAATGGTGGCACCTCGGGCGCCTCCGCTGCAGTAGCCTTCGCGGTGAACAATCCTGCTCCCGCAGTCACGTCGCTCTCTTCTCAAACCATCGCCGCCGGCAGCACGCCCGTTGCGATTACGATTACAGGGACCGGCTTTGTCAGTTCCTCGAGCGTACTCGTCAACGGCTCGTCCCGCACCACGACCTTCGTTAACGCGACGCAGCTCAGCTTTACACTGACCGCCCAAGACATCGCCCTGCCCGGGACGCTCGCCGTTACCGTCAGCAATGCCGCGCCCGGCGGAGGAACATCGACATCACTCAACATCACGGTCGCCGCCGGATCGCCCACCATCGCCAGCGCCAGCCCCAACAGCATCCTGACAGGCTCCACAGACACCACCATCACCATCACCGGAACGAACTTCTACGCCACCAGCGTAGCCATGATCGGAACCACCGCGCTGTCCACCACCTATGTCAGCAGCACGCAGTTGACGGCAGTAATTCCTGCAGCCAATCTCACATCGCTCGGCTGGCTTGCTCTCTCGGTGCATACGCCGTCAGCACCCTCCCCCTCTGCAACCATCGCAATTCCGGTTGCTATGACGCTCGCGCTCAATGTCAACCACATCGTCTACGATCCCTACAATCGCAAGCTGTGGGCAACGATCGGGGCGGCAACCAGCACACTGGCCGGCAACTCGCTCGTATCCATCGACCCCGCCACCGGGACCATCGGAACTCCCGTCCTGCTCGCCAGCATGCCCTACGCAATCGCACTCAGCGACTCCGGCAAGACGCTCTACGCTCTGACCTCCACCGTGGTCACCCGCTATGACATGACGACCAACACCGTCACCATCGCCACCGTTCCCGGCATAAGCGGAAGTACCACGATACAGACGCAGAGCTTTTCGATCGCTCCCGGAACAGAGAACGAGCTGGTACTAGGAACATCGACCACCGGTTCGACTGAGATTCAGGTCTTCGACTACGACACAGCCACCAACACGGTAACGGCCCGCTCAGGAAACGTAAGTGGCTTCCCATCGCACTATGGATACTGCCCGGTATTCCTGAACGCGGGTTACCTGATCAACCCATATAACACTCTCTCCGACATTAACCTCTATCCGGTATCGAGCACCGGCCTCGGATCTGCGGTAGCCTCATACACCTCAACCTCGCCTACGGAAGAATCCGGATGCATGAAAGTTGCAGGCAGCGTGAGCTACAGCACCACCGGCAACGTCTACGCCTTCACCCCCACAACCATCACCAAGAACGCTACCATCAACCTCTCTCCAACCACCGTCGTCGCGCTCAACGGAACGCCGGTCGCACCGGACCTCTCGCTGCATCAGGTCTTCTTCGGCAGCGTCTATAGCGGCAATGGCCCCGAGGCGTTGACGTCGGCCTCGACTGACACCAACCAGGTAAACTCCATCGTGATGCTGCCGACACCAGGCGTGGTCCCCGGCTCGAGTAATCTTTACTACTCCGACGATCTCTATCGCTGGGGTCAGGACGGTCTGGCTCTGCTTCTGCGCGACGACCTCGGAACCGGCAGCGCCCTCCTCTATCTGCTGCGCGGCCCCTTCGTCGTCCCGCAGGAGCTCAACACCAACACGGCAGCATCCATCACTGCGGACTCCTCCAGCACCATCACGGCAGGCTCCGGCAACACCGTGCTCACCTTAACCGGAAGCAACTTTGTTCCCGGCGTCGCCGTCACCTGGAACGGCAGCTACCGCACCACTACCATCGTTGACTCAACGCATGTCACCGTCGCCATTCCCGCATCCGACGTCGCTGCGGCTGGCACGGGCACGCTCGTCGCCACCAACCCCGGCGCACCGGCATCCGCCTCACTCACTGTCCAGGTGCAATAA
- a CDS encoding carboxypeptidase regulatory-like domain-containing protein, whose amino-acid sequence MQSPMKFNQMSGNAGWLEQILRLRGVVLSVVCLLVFAAVSFGQGVSGRLQGTVADSTGALVPGAKIAVTNQDTGVVSHLTSDSQGEYIANLLPPGNYKVEASAPGFQTTVSTGNVVTVDGTTRVDVKLQLGTSTQSVEVTGDNPLVNTSSSSMGEVLNTRAIVSLPLNGRVFSQLVQTVPGSVATGFGSAPEAAAGAGASGSITASVNGLPWGGTTYTLDGVSNMELLNAFINVTPALDSLQEVKVSTSNADATVGTYGGAQVNAFVKSGTNQFHGSAYEFFRSDSLNAIQWQALTKAPYRSNEFGGSLGGPIIRNKAFFFVDYQGLLLNNGIAYNLTVPTDLMKQGEFLTSQFPTLYDPSTGNPFPIVTTSQGPAYQIPTSRFDPVAAKMVADASIWPEAINQNSISQNYKANTSETDNNHQFDVKADYQFGNGDRLFARESYQRRDLTAPSPGTRFIQIGDVNAASRDHNTAVGYDHTFSPKATNELRFGFNRFYTKDFGNDFGTNENTALGIPNGNDSAFAGASGMAIFNVGNIASTGSQDWTNSHRITNVYQITDNFIRVFGKHTVTVGEDYRRLQASLTNANASQNGSFSFNADYTSSCTGQPNCSSSTGGNAFASFLLGLPSSLYRGFVDTDPATRAHLAGVYAQDEYHMSKSLTLNLALRWDVITQAIDKFNRQSNFNLSTGLLDIASNNNRAPNVDNYYGNFAPRVGFSYSPNNGRTAVRGAFGITTFPGNFGAIGGNLERNFPFFQQYYLNQQLAYTPFTQVSVQGLPAFIPLSTNAPVTPQPNSSVTLIPRNFRPDNAYTWNFGVQQQMTPSTVFSLSYVGTRGINLYRDYNIDTPAPGPGDLTTRRPYYNIAPEVTSINYATSDGQSIYHALQAELKKNFSHGLEGRVSYTWSKEIDDMNVFYPLHDNLNRAVGTSQAPNVPSNFIASFVYQLPFGHGRTWLANSSRPVDLLLGGWQVSSITTLQSGQPLSFGISNDNLNSGFSNRAELACPTIRKIGKTSEWFDTTCLTTPAQYQLGNSGVGKVLGPSYRNSDVSLSKTVRIREQMGASFQVDAFNLTNTPHYSNPNTTCCTAQNPSFGQITGTNGTPREIQLGGRFTF is encoded by the coding sequence ATGCAATCCCCAATGAAATTCAATCAGATGTCCGGCAACGCTGGATGGTTAGAGCAGATTTTGCGGCTTCGCGGCGTGGTGCTGAGTGTGGTGTGCCTGCTGGTTTTTGCGGCGGTGTCGTTTGGGCAGGGCGTTAGCGGACGTCTGCAGGGTACGGTGGCCGACTCGACCGGAGCGCTGGTTCCGGGGGCGAAGATCGCCGTCACAAATCAGGACACGGGGGTGGTGAGCCACCTTACCTCGGACAGCCAGGGGGAGTACATCGCCAACCTGCTGCCTCCGGGCAACTATAAGGTAGAGGCGAGCGCGCCCGGATTTCAGACGACGGTTTCGACCGGCAACGTAGTGACGGTGGATGGCACGACGCGCGTGGATGTAAAGCTGCAACTGGGCACGTCGACCCAGTCGGTTGAAGTGACGGGAGACAACCCGCTGGTGAATACGTCGAGCTCGTCGATGGGCGAGGTGCTGAACACGCGGGCGATTGTGAGCCTGCCACTGAACGGGCGGGTCTTCTCGCAACTGGTGCAGACGGTGCCGGGATCGGTGGCGACGGGATTTGGCAGTGCGCCGGAGGCGGCTGCTGGTGCCGGCGCTTCGGGCTCCATTACGGCGAGCGTGAACGGGCTGCCGTGGGGAGGAACGACGTACACGCTGGACGGCGTGAGCAACATGGAGCTGCTGAACGCCTTCATCAACGTGACGCCGGCGCTGGACTCGTTGCAGGAGGTGAAGGTTTCGACCAGCAATGCGGATGCGACGGTCGGCACGTACGGCGGCGCGCAGGTGAATGCGTTTGTGAAGTCGGGCACCAACCAGTTTCATGGATCGGCGTATGAGTTCTTTCGCAGCGACAGTTTGAATGCGATTCAGTGGCAGGCATTAACGAAGGCACCGTATCGCTCGAACGAGTTTGGCGGATCGCTGGGCGGACCGATCATTCGCAACAAGGCGTTCTTCTTTGTGGACTACCAGGGACTGCTGCTGAACAACGGCATCGCCTACAACCTGACGGTGCCGACTGACTTGATGAAGCAGGGCGAGTTTCTGACCAGCCAGTTCCCTACTCTGTATGATCCTTCGACGGGCAATCCGTTTCCGATTGTGACGACGAGCCAGGGGCCGGCTTACCAGATTCCGACGTCGCGCTTCGATCCTGTGGCGGCGAAGATGGTGGCCGACGCGTCGATCTGGCCGGAGGCGATCAACCAGAACAGCATCAGCCAGAACTACAAGGCGAACACGTCGGAGACGGACAACAACCACCAGTTCGATGTGAAGGCGGACTATCAGTTCGGCAACGGCGACCGGCTGTTTGCGCGTGAGTCGTATCAGCGGCGCGATCTGACGGCTCCTTCGCCGGGGACGCGGTTCATCCAGATCGGCGATGTGAACGCGGCTTCGCGTGATCACAACACAGCGGTTGGATATGACCATACCTTCTCGCCCAAGGCGACGAATGAGTTGCGCTTCGGCTTCAATCGTTTCTACACGAAGGACTTTGGCAACGACTTTGGCACGAACGAGAATACAGCGCTGGGGATTCCGAACGGCAACGACTCTGCGTTTGCGGGCGCGTCGGGCATGGCGATCTTCAACGTCGGCAACATTGCATCGACGGGGTCGCAGGACTGGACGAACTCGCACCGCATCACGAACGTGTATCAAATTACGGACAACTTCATTCGGGTCTTCGGCAAGCACACGGTGACGGTGGGCGAAGACTATCGGAGGTTGCAGGCTTCGCTGACGAATGCGAATGCGAGCCAGAACGGCAGCTTCTCATTCAATGCGGACTATACGAGCAGTTGCACGGGCCAGCCGAATTGCAGCAGCAGTACGGGCGGCAATGCGTTTGCGAGCTTCCTGCTGGGGTTGCCTTCGTCGCTGTATCGCGGCTTTGTCGATACCGATCCGGCGACGCGCGCGCACCTGGCGGGCGTGTATGCGCAGGACGAATATCACATGTCGAAGTCGCTGACGCTGAACCTGGCGCTGCGCTGGGACGTGATTACGCAGGCGATCGACAAATTCAATCGGCAGTCAAACTTCAATCTGTCGACGGGGCTGCTCGATATCGCGAGCAACAACAACCGCGCGCCGAATGTGGACAACTACTATGGCAACTTTGCGCCGCGGGTTGGCTTCTCCTACTCACCTAATAACGGACGGACGGCGGTGCGCGGCGCGTTTGGTATCACGACGTTTCCGGGAAACTTTGGAGCGATCGGCGGCAACCTCGAGCGCAACTTCCCGTTCTTCCAGCAGTACTACCTGAATCAGCAGCTTGCCTATACGCCGTTTACGCAGGTGAGCGTGCAGGGATTGCCTGCGTTCATTCCGCTTTCGACGAATGCGCCGGTAACGCCGCAGCCGAACTCTTCGGTGACGCTGATACCGAGAAACTTCCGTCCCGACAATGCGTATACGTGGAACTTCGGCGTGCAGCAGCAGATGACGCCGTCGACGGTGTTCAGTCTGAGCTATGTGGGAACGAGAGGAATCAATCTCTATCGCGACTACAACATCGACACGCCTGCGCCGGGGCCGGGAGACCTGACGACGCGGCGGCCGTATTACAACATTGCGCCGGAGGTAACGTCGATCAACTATGCGACGTCGGATGGGCAGTCGATCTATCACGCGCTGCAGGCTGAGCTGAAGAAGAACTTCTCACATGGGCTGGAGGGTCGCGTCTCGTATACGTGGTCGAAGGAGATCGACGATATGAACGTCTTCTATCCTCTGCACGATAACCTGAACCGCGCAGTGGGCACGAGCCAGGCGCCGAACGTGCCGAGTAACTTTATCGCGAGCTTCGTCTATCAGCTTCCGTTTGGGCATGGCAGAACGTGGCTGGCGAACAGCTCGCGGCCAGTGGATCTGCTGCTGGGCGGCTGGCAGGTGAGCAGCATTACGACGCTGCAATCGGGCCAGCCGTTGAGCTTCGGTATCTCGAACGACAATCTGAACAGCGGATTTTCGAATCGTGCGGAACTTGCGTGCCCGACGATTCGCAAGATCGGCAAAACGTCGGAGTGGTTCGATACGACGTGTTTGACGACGCCTGCGCAGTATCAGTTGGGCAACTCAGGCGTGGGTAAGGTGCTGGGGCCGAGCTACAGAAACTCGGACGTGTCGCTGTCGAAGACGGTGCGAATTCGTGAGCAGATGGGCGCGAGCTTCCAGGTGGATGCGTTCAACCTGACGAACACGCCACACTACTCCAACCCAAACACGACATGCTGCACGGCGCAGAACCCGAGCTTCGGGCAGATTACTGGCACCAACGGCACGCCGCGCGAGATACAGTTAGGCGGACGCTTCACGTTCTAA
- a CDS encoding glycosyl hydrolase family 28 protein — MAAGSFFGGAVTGCGASELYIPCLGPADAPVPVAGMTYIRASEIGCALDCNLENGRHKYTGGVATDDGPRINAAMAAASANHPITLIIDGSALISGLFLPAGGYWGIAGLGCGTGFFVKEGTNNDGIHNGLPNANVPSDPGPPAPARGMNVSLSNFTLNGNQGNGLNGDSTSKVRQGSANLWYFGINLMNLDNISLNNVVVVNTPAYQIRLSNVGHVTATGCVMRSFGVNTDGLHFDGPANDITISGCDFTTGDDAIAFNAPEGYSGNISRVAVTDCTFNSFSMMRLYTANGSPQLSVDTVSVSNCKGTFSEAVFNIGFQASGSYPNPVTGLTVSNCILTAPVVFAVTENFGSIQLNNVTYIPIKGDQPCAILAPSLFYRAKIHGLSLTLNNCVIYRLSGIEVAAVILGDGSAIDNLSFNGFALQDGGSYSPALALINVGLGSIGQLVLNSVNGENIEVPIVMDRFASVGSISGSGVLATGWKFADSMMANGVPYLSANSNQPSIKVEDVVEPYSAP, encoded by the coding sequence TTGGCGGCGGGATCGTTTTTCGGGGGCGCTGTAACGGGCTGCGGAGCGTCGGAGTTATATATTCCGTGCCTGGGGCCAGCTGACGCGCCCGTGCCTGTAGCGGGAATGACGTATATTCGGGCGTCCGAGATCGGCTGCGCTCTGGATTGCAACCTGGAGAATGGGCGTCATAAATACACCGGCGGCGTTGCTACGGATGATGGACCGCGTATCAATGCAGCTATGGCAGCGGCGAGTGCGAACCATCCGATCACATTGATTATCGATGGAAGCGCGCTGATCTCTGGGCTGTTTCTTCCGGCCGGCGGCTATTGGGGCATTGCGGGACTGGGCTGCGGCACGGGATTCTTTGTAAAAGAGGGCACAAACAACGACGGCATTCACAATGGGCTTCCCAATGCAAATGTGCCATCCGATCCTGGACCGCCAGCGCCGGCGCGAGGAATGAACGTCTCGCTCAGCAACTTTACGCTGAACGGCAACCAGGGAAACGGTTTGAATGGAGACTCGACAAGCAAAGTGCGGCAAGGGTCGGCAAACCTTTGGTACTTCGGTATCAATCTGATGAACCTGGATAATATTTCTCTGAATAACGTGGTTGTCGTAAATACGCCCGCGTATCAAATACGGCTTTCTAATGTCGGTCATGTCACGGCTACGGGATGCGTGATGAGGAGCTTCGGTGTAAACACGGACGGATTGCACTTTGATGGTCCGGCGAACGACATTACGATTTCGGGTTGTGACTTCACGACGGGCGACGACGCAATTGCTTTCAACGCTCCGGAGGGTTACTCGGGCAATATCTCTCGGGTTGCGGTGACCGACTGTACCTTCAACAGCTTCTCTATGATGCGACTCTATACGGCAAATGGGAGTCCTCAGTTAAGCGTCGACACGGTGAGTGTGAGCAATTGTAAGGGGACCTTTTCAGAGGCTGTTTTTAATATTGGCTTTCAAGCCAGCGGCAGTTACCCGAATCCTGTCACGGGCTTGACGGTCTCAAATTGCATCCTGACCGCTCCTGTTGTATTTGCAGTGACAGAAAATTTTGGCAGCATCCAACTGAATAACGTTACCTATATCCCCATTAAAGGGGACCAGCCCTGTGCCATTCTTGCACCCTCTCTCTTCTATCGTGCAAAGATTCACGGGTTGAGCCTGACGCTTAACAATTGCGTGATCTATCGGCTTTCAGGGATAGAAGTCGCCGCTGTGATTCTCGGAGATGGTTCGGCGATCGACAATCTGTCATTCAACGGGTTTGCCCTGCAGGACGGAGGATCTTATTCTCCGGCGTTGGCGCTGATTAATGTAGGGTTGGGCTCGATCGGGCAACTGGTCCTGAACTCTGTGAATGGCGAAAATATCGAAGTTCCAATTGTGATGGATCGATTTGCGAGCGTAGGGTCGATCTCCGGATCAGGAGTGCTGGCGACCGGCTGGAAGTTTGCCGATTCCATGATGGCGAACGGTGTGCCCTATCTCTCGGCGAACTCGAATCAGCCTTCGATCAAGGTGGAGGATGTGGTCGAGCCTTACTCGGCTCCATGA
- a CDS encoding ThuA domain-containing protein, translating into MLLAFGIAGLQAQGPRGGQTAQALFAALDTHKDGALTRPELESGFNSWFTAWDDTNSGTLTQSQIVAGISKLLPAPPAVKPGQANTFNPAGNSTPIPVSQAAVDAMMAALPTTPGAKPLRPRRVLVLAHTGAGGFVHASIPLAAKAVEELGNRGGLWTTTVSYDAADINTDNLKKYDAIFLDSTTACFLDDPNPAVTAARRAAFLSFVRGGKGIAGIHAATDAYHTDCLASEAAIKNGGPGRNLGALVLASRFVTAADKDKDETVSRQEWTALADDWFQKLDTGNTGKITRADFVAHFNSLLPPPDMRSLHLESKPVLQWPAFNKLIGGYFKFHWPDPQLITVKIDDPNSPLTAMFHGKEFEIHDETYTFEQDSFSRKNVHVLTSIDYGKMSAADKAKEVNPRTDGDYALSYIRREGKGRVFYEGHGHSDRVYAMTPMLEHIRAGIQYALGDLKADDSPSVK; encoded by the coding sequence GTGCTACTCGCATTTGGTATCGCGGGGTTACAGGCGCAGGGACCGCGCGGTGGCCAAACAGCTCAGGCGCTATTTGCTGCCCTCGACACCCATAAGGACGGAGCGCTGACACGGCCCGAACTGGAGTCTGGCTTCAACTCCTGGTTTACAGCCTGGGACGACACAAATAGCGGAACTCTCACCCAGTCTCAGATTGTGGCCGGGATCAGCAAGCTGCTGCCTGCGCCGCCCGCCGTGAAGCCCGGGCAAGCCAACACTTTTAATCCGGCGGGTAACTCGACGCCGATCCCAGTATCGCAAGCTGCTGTGGATGCGATGATGGCAGCGTTGCCGACTACCCCTGGCGCCAAGCCGCTGCGCCCGCGCAGGGTGCTGGTGCTGGCCCATACGGGCGCGGGAGGGTTTGTGCATGCCTCTATTCCGCTGGCGGCGAAGGCGGTGGAAGAACTCGGGAACCGGGGCGGTCTATGGACCACGACCGTCAGTTACGACGCGGCGGATATCAACACCGATAATCTCAAGAAATACGACGCTATCTTCCTGGACAGCACCACTGCGTGTTTTCTCGACGATCCGAATCCCGCTGTGACGGCCGCGCGGCGAGCGGCATTCCTGAGTTTCGTGAGAGGTGGAAAGGGTATTGCTGGAATCCACGCGGCGACAGATGCGTACCACACCGATTGCCTGGCAAGTGAGGCTGCTATAAAGAACGGCGGTCCCGGACGGAATCTGGGGGCGTTGGTTTTAGCATCGCGGTTCGTCACAGCAGCCGACAAGGATAAGGACGAAACCGTCAGCCGGCAGGAGTGGACCGCACTTGCCGATGATTGGTTCCAGAAGTTGGATACCGGCAATACGGGTAAGATCACCCGCGCCGATTTCGTGGCGCATTTCAATTCCTTGTTACCTCCGCCGGACATGCGTAGTCTGCACCTGGAATCGAAGCCTGTCCTGCAATGGCCGGCGTTCAACAAGCTGATTGGCGGCTACTTCAAATTTCACTGGCCCGATCCGCAACTGATTACTGTCAAGATCGATGACCCGAACAGTCCTTTGACGGCCATGTTCCATGGCAAGGAGTTCGAGATCCATGACGAGACCTATACCTTCGAGCAGGATTCGTTCTCGCGGAAAAACGTGCATGTATTGACGAGTATCGACTACGGCAAGATGAGCGCTGCCGATAAAGCGAAGGAAGTGAATCCGCGAACCGATGGCGATTATGCCTTGAGTTATATTCGTCGCGAGGGCAAGGGGCGAGTGTTCTACGAAGGGCACGGCCACAGTGATCGGGTGTATGCCATGACCCCGATGCTGGAACACATTCGAGCTGGAATTCAATACGCGCTTGGCGACCTGAAAGCAGATGATAGCCCCTCAGTGAAGTAA
- a CDS encoding cupin domain-containing protein, with protein sequence MNRRGFLISAVALPGATMFPEVLAQSVQPITHVDTRTGGALLRSSVVKTEGLQPEGAAPGAKAYVHFNGPTEQLAALASGLVTLEPGAQPHPPHRHPEEEIMIVGEGTGEFSIDGVATQVKTGDMVFAEANVLHGVRNTGQTRMTFYFIKMMGKHTS encoded by the coding sequence ATGAACAGACGAGGATTTCTGATCTCAGCGGTCGCGTTGCCGGGGGCGACTATGTTTCCGGAAGTGCTGGCGCAGTCCGTGCAACCCATTACTCATGTGGACACGAGAACCGGTGGCGCTCTGCTGCGGAGCAGTGTCGTGAAGACTGAAGGTCTTCAGCCGGAGGGAGCCGCGCCCGGAGCAAAAGCCTACGTGCACTTCAATGGTCCCACGGAGCAGCTCGCTGCGCTTGCCTCGGGGTTGGTGACGCTGGAGCCAGGAGCGCAGCCCCATCCACCGCATCGCCATCCTGAGGAAGAGATCATGATTGTGGGCGAAGGAACCGGAGAGTTTTCCATCGACGGGGTCGCCACGCAGGTAAAAACGGGTGACATGGTGTTTGCCGAAGCCAATGTGTTGCATGGCGTGAGGAATACGGGCCAGACGCGTATGACTTTCTACTTCATCAAGATGATGGGAAAGCACACTTCATAA